CGGGCGGGGTGAGTTTTTCAGTATTTTGGGTCCCTCCGGTTGCGGCAAAACCACCACCCTGCGCCTCGTGGCTGGCTTTGAGCAACCTTCGGCCGGCGAGGTGCTGGTTAGGGGGCAATCGATGCTGAATGTGCCTCCTTACCAGCGTCCCGTCAACACCGTGTTTCAAAGCTATGCGCTCTTTGGACACATGACCATTTGGGACAATGTGGCCTTTGGTTTGCGGATCAAGCGCTGTGGCAAGGCGGAAACCGAGGAGCGGGTGAATGAGGCCTTGGCCCTGGTGAAGATGGAGAAATTCGCCCGGCGCTATCCCAACCAGCTATCGGGCGGTCAACAACAACGGGTGGCCCTAGCTCGGGCCCTGGTGAACCGACCGGCGGTGTTGCTGTTGGATGAACCCTTGGGCGCGTTGGACTTGAAACTGCGCAAGGAAATGCAGATGGAACTATCCACGCTGCATCGAGAATTGGGGTTGACCTTTGTGATGGTGACCCATGACCAAGAGGAAGCCCTCAGCCTGTCCGATCGGATCGCGGTGATGAATGAAGGGCGCGTGGAACAGGTGGGCAGCCCCAGCGAGATTTATGAGTCGCCGCGCACGCCGTTTGTGGCGGATTTCATTGGGGATACGAATCTGTTTCGAGGCCGGGTGGCAGAGTTCGATCGCACCGGCAGCGCGATCGTGACTGACAGCGGCCTGAAGTTGGTGGCGGCCCCCAGTGGAGATTGGGCAGGCAGCGCGGGCGAGGCGGCGGCCGTGAGCGTGCGCCCCGAAAAAATTCAAGTTAGTCTTTACCCGCCCGACCTGGCGGTGAACTGTTTTGAGGGCTGGTTGCAGAACGTGATGTACCTGGGAACCCATGTGCATTACGTGGTAGAACTGCGATCGGGCGATCGGTTAACGGTCATGCAGGTGAATACCGGCGGCGAATTGCCCGCCCTCAAAACCCCCATTTACGCCTATTGGTCAACGGCCGATGCCCTGGCCATGCCAGCAGCCTAGGGCGAAGGGGGGCTAATCAACCATTCCCCAGGGACTGACTCCCACAGTCCTGGTTCCCAAAGCATGGCCCAGCCAGCGCTCTACCCAACCTTGCTTTGATCATTCATGGCTTCCGTTGCCCCTTCTCGTCGTGCCCTCTCCCGTCGTGACTTCTTGCGCCGCACTTCGGTGGCGGCCGCTGGCCTGGCCATGACGGGCTGTGGCTGGCGTTTGGCCCAGGTGCGGCCATCGCCGGGCGCAGTCGGGGATCCTTCCAAGCTTTATATCTACACCTGGGCTGGCTACACCGATGAGCTACTGATCGCTCGGTTCCAAAAGGAAACGGGCCTGTCGGTGGTGGTGGATATTTTTGATTCCAATGAGGTGATGTTGGCCAAGCTGCAAGCGGGCGGCGGCAGTCAATACAGCATCATCTATCCCTCCGATTACATGGTGCGGCAGATGCGAGAGCGCAATCTGCTGCGGGAGTTGGATCACGATCGACTGCTGGGGTTGCAGGATTTGTTGGAAACCTACCAAAATCCCAGCTATGACCCCAAAAATGGCCACAGCGTCCCGGCTGCTTGGGGCACAACGGGCTTGATTTACAACCGGCAACGGGTCGATCGCCCGCCAACGGATTGGGAATTTTTGTGGGCTAACCGGGCCCGCCTCCAGCGCCAGGTGACGCTGTTTAATGATCAGCGGGAAACCATGGGCTTGGCCTTGCGCCGGTTGGGCCATTCCTACAACTCCCAGGATCCTGATCAAATTCGCCAGGCCTACGAAGCATTGCGGGAACTGCGACCGGCGATCGCCCAATTCACCACGGATGGTTGGAAAGACCGGATTTTGGCGGGGGACTTAACGATCGCCATGGGCTTTTCCTCTGACGCGATTGAGGCGATCGAGGAAAACGACCAGTTGGGCTATGTGATTCCCGCCAGCGGCTCTTCCCTCTGGACAGACACGATGGCGATCCCGATCAGTGCGCCCAATGTGGAAGCGGCCTATGCTTGGATGAATTTCACGCTGCAGCCGGAGGTGGCCGCAGGCATGACCCAACGCCTGAAGTTTGCTACCGCCAGCCGCCGGGCGATCGAACAGTTGCCGCCGGATTTGGTGCAAAATCCCAGCCTGTTCCCGTCTCAATCGGTGCTCGATCGCTGCGAGGGCATTGCTCCCGTGGGCGCGGCCACCTCCCTTTACGATCGCTACTGGACTCAGCTAACCAGCGGCTAGGGCCGAGCAAGCCTTAATGACTGTTAATTGAACGTTAATTGAAGCTGTTCACGCCAACTGCCCAACCCCTTGAACTGTCTTTGCTGATTAGTCCTAACAAGCCCTATGACCCCCGCTAGCCCCGCTAACCCGATCGTTGAGGCTCCCGCACCCAAACCCCGCCGTTGGGTTGGCCCCTGGGCGCTGTTGGGGCCGCCGGGCCTGTGGCTGTTGCTGCTGTTGGTTTTGCCGGTGCTGGTGATTTTTGAACTCAGCCTGGTTCCCGGCATCAAGCCCGGCGATTTGGTGAACCCCTCAGGGATTGACAACTACCTGACGGTGTTTCAGCCCATCTATCTTCAAGTGATTGGGCGCACCCTGTTCTATGCGATCGGGACAACGGTGGTTTGTTTGCTGCTGGGGTTTCCGGTGGCCTATTGGTTGGCGCTGATGTCGCCCAAGCGGTGGCAAAACCTGCTGTTGGTGGCCTTTACGCTGCCCCTGTGGACTTCTTCGCTGCTGCGTTCCTACGCTTGGATTACGATTTTGCGACCCACGGGCGTGTTGAACTCCCTGTTGGGGTTGGTGGGGCTGCCGGGTCTGGATATTTTGAACCAAACGCCCGCCGTGCTCCTGGGGATGGCCTACAGCTTTTTGCCCTATATGGTGCTGATTCTGTACTCCTCTCTGGAAAAGCTCGATCGCCGGTTGTTAGAAGCGGCGGCAGATTTGGGGGCCACCCCGATCGAGGCCTTCTGGAAAGTGACCGTTCCCCAAAGCTTACAGGGCATTGCCGCCGGTTCGCTGCTGGTGCTGATCACCAGTTTGGGCGACTTTGTGAACCCGGAATTGCTCGGCGGGGCCTCCAGCATGACGGCTTCCCGGCTAATCTATAACCAGTTTCTGGGTGCGACCCAAAATTGGGGCTTTGGTTCGGCTTTGAGTATGCTGATGATCCTGGCTGTCAGCTTGGGGATTGCGTTGCTCATTCGCTACGGTGATGGCCGCCCCGCTGCCTAGGGTGTTTGGGGATGCATGATGGTGCAGTGGTTCGTTTGTCTTTGCTTGATTCCCTTTGATTGCTCTTCCCGATCGCCCCATGCTCGATCTCGATCCTGCTTCAACGGATTCCCAGGAGGCCCTCGCAGACGCTATGGCTCGATCGCGTAAGCCTCGCCTGACCTGGCAGGGCGCATTTACCTCGGTCATGTTCTTCCTGATGTACCTGCCGATTCTGGTACTGACGGTCTATAGCTTCAATCAGTCGCCCTACAGCGCCGGTTGGACAGGGTTCACCCTGGAGTGGTATGCCAAGCTGCTGCGGGATGGGCGAATTTTGGGAGCCTTGCAAACCAGTCTTGCGGTGGGTTTGGGGGCTGTTTTGGTGTCGGCGGTGTTGGGAACCACGATGGCCGTTGGCCTGGCCCGCTATCGATTTTGGGGCAAGGGGCTATATCTAGGCATGTCCTATTTGCCCTTGATCGTGCCGGATATTGCGATCGCGGTGGCCACGTTGGTGTTCTTGGCGGCGCTGACGATTCCCCTCAGCTTTTGGACGATCGTGGCGGCTCATATTGTCTTCTGCTTGGCCTATATTGCCCTGGCGGTTTCCACTCGCTTGGCGGATCTCAATCCCTATTTGGAAGAAGCGGCCCAAGATTTGGGCGCAACGCCGGTTCAATCCTTCTTTCAGGTGTTGTTGCCGCAACTGGTGCCGGGAATTATGTCGGGCTGTTTGTTGGCCTTTGTCCTCAGCTTGGACGACTTTTTGATTGCCAGTTTCACGGCCGGTGGCGGTGCAACAACACTCCCAATGGAAATTTTCAGCCGGATTCGCACGGGGGTTAAGCCGGATGTGAATGCTTTGAGTGTGCTGTTGCTGTTGGGTTCCGGGGCGATCGCCTTTGCGGCTGAATGGCTCCGTTTCCAAAGCGAGAAAAAGCCCTCTTAGGGGATGCTTGAAAAGCCAAAACGGCTACCTTGCGGGTCTCACCGACCGACAAAGACGAGGGGCTTAGGCCCCTTGCCCCCCACGATCCGCTAACGGCAAGATCGGGGTTTCAGGCGATTTGACGACAGACCCTAAGTCCCTTGCCCCCAAGACCCCTAGTGCTTTAGCTTTCAGCCGATTTTTCACAATCTCTCGATTCCGGGAGGAGCCACCACCGTCGTCTGGCAACTGAGAAAAGAATGAGATCCATTCAACCGCTGCCGATCGAGGTGGTGAATTTAATTGCGGCGGGGGAGGTGATCGACTCTCCGGCGGCGGTGGTGCGCGAGTTGGTGGACAACGCGATCGATGCGGGAGCCACGCGGTTGGCCCTGTCCCTTTGGCTCGATCGGGGCCAAATTCGGCTCACAGACAACGGCTGCGGCATGAGCCGAGCGGATCTGTTGCGGGCGGCCGCTCCCCACAGCACGAGCAAAATTCACGATCGCCCCGATTTGTTCAACATCCGCAGCCTGGGATTTCGGGGAGAAGCATTGCACAGCTTGGCCCAACTGAGCCGCCTGAGCCTCAGCAGCCGACCGGTTGGCGGGGAGGGTTGGCGAGCGGTTTATGATGCCACAGGCCAGGCTGTGAGCTGCGAAGCGGCCCCGATCGCGCCGGGAACCATTGTCTTGGTGGAGGATTTGTTCGAGGCTTGGCCGTCACGGCGCGATAGTTTGCCGTCTTTGGCTCAACAGTTGCGATCAATCCAGCAGGTGGTTCAGCAAGCGGCCCTTTGCCATCCCGCCGTGGCCTGGACGGTCTATCGCAACGATCGGCTCTGGTTTGCCCTGTCGCCGGGAGATTCTGCCCGTCACCTGTTGCCCCAAATCTTAAAACCGGTGCGATCGGCAGATTTGCGAGAGGTGCAGTGGGTGGCCGCCTTGCCCAGCGACCAGGAAGGATCCGCCCAAATCACCGTCACCTTGGGTCTGCCCGATCGCGTCCATCGGGCCCGCCCTGACTGGGTGCGGATTGCCGTGAACGGGCGAATGGCGGAAGTGCCGGAACTGGAAAGCACGATTTTTGCGACCTTGGGGCGCACCCTGCCGCGCGGCCGCCACCCGATCGCCCTGGTGCATCTCCGGTTGCCGCCCCAATGCATTGACTGGAACCGCACCCCCGACAAACACAAGCTTTACCTCCAGCCGATCGACCATTGGCAAGCCCAGGTACAGGCGGCGCTTCAACAGGCCCTTTCCTTTCGCGAGGCGATCGACGAACCCCAAACCAACACCTACGCGATCGGGCGAACGGCCAAGCTCATTCGGGCCGCCGAAGGGCGATCGACCTATCGTGTGCGCACCGCCGCCGATCCCAACGCCTCTCCGGATGATCCCCAAG
This portion of the Limnothrix sp. FACHB-406 genome encodes:
- a CDS encoding ABC transporter ATP-binding protein; amino-acid sequence: MSQTAIRASQAIETDTQLDVELRKVFKVYNGETAVRGVDLHIGRGEFFSILGPSGCGKTTTLRLVAGFEQPSAGEVLVRGQSMLNVPPYQRPVNTVFQSYALFGHMTIWDNVAFGLRIKRCGKAETEERVNEALALVKMEKFARRYPNQLSGGQQQRVALARALVNRPAVLLLDEPLGALDLKLRKEMQMELSTLHRELGLTFVMVTHDQEEALSLSDRIAVMNEGRVEQVGSPSEIYESPRTPFVADFIGDTNLFRGRVAEFDRTGSAIVTDSGLKLVAAPSGDWAGSAGEAAAVSVRPEKIQVSLYPPDLAVNCFEGWLQNVMYLGTHVHYVVELRSGDRLTVMQVNTGGELPALKTPIYAYWSTADALAMPAA
- a CDS encoding ABC transporter permease, which gives rise to MARSRKPRLTWQGAFTSVMFFLMYLPILVLTVYSFNQSPYSAGWTGFTLEWYAKLLRDGRILGALQTSLAVGLGAVLVSAVLGTTMAVGLARYRFWGKGLYLGMSYLPLIVPDIAIAVATLVFLAALTIPLSFWTIVAAHIVFCLAYIALAVSTRLADLNPYLEEAAQDLGATPVQSFFQVLLPQLVPGIMSGCLLAFVLSLDDFLIASFTAGGGATTLPMEIFSRIRTGVKPDVNALSVLLLLGSGAIAFAAEWLRFQSEKKPS
- a CDS encoding spermidine/putrescine ABC transporter substrate-binding protein, with product MASVAPSRRALSRRDFLRRTSVAAAGLAMTGCGWRLAQVRPSPGAVGDPSKLYIYTWAGYTDELLIARFQKETGLSVVVDIFDSNEVMLAKLQAGGGSQYSIIYPSDYMVRQMRERNLLRELDHDRLLGLQDLLETYQNPSYDPKNGHSVPAAWGTTGLIYNRQRVDRPPTDWEFLWANRARLQRQVTLFNDQRETMGLALRRLGHSYNSQDPDQIRQAYEALRELRPAIAQFTTDGWKDRILAGDLTIAMGFSSDAIEAIEENDQLGYVIPASGSSLWTDTMAIPISAPNVEAAYAWMNFTLQPEVAAGMTQRLKFATASRRAIEQLPPDLVQNPSLFPSQSVLDRCEGIAPVGAATSLYDRYWTQLTSG
- a CDS encoding ABC transporter permease, producing the protein MTPASPANPIVEAPAPKPRRWVGPWALLGPPGLWLLLLLVLPVLVIFELSLVPGIKPGDLVNPSGIDNYLTVFQPIYLQVIGRTLFYAIGTTVVCLLLGFPVAYWLALMSPKRWQNLLLVAFTLPLWTSSLLRSYAWITILRPTGVLNSLLGLVGLPGLDILNQTPAVLLGMAYSFLPYMVLILYSSLEKLDRRLLEAAADLGATPIEAFWKVTVPQSLQGIAAGSLLVLITSLGDFVNPELLGGASSMTASRLIYNQFLGATQNWGFGSALSMLMILAVSLGIALLIRYGDGRPAA
- the mutL gene encoding DNA mismatch repair endonuclease MutL, which translates into the protein MRSIQPLPIEVVNLIAAGEVIDSPAAVVRELVDNAIDAGATRLALSLWLDRGQIRLTDNGCGMSRADLLRAAAPHSTSKIHDRPDLFNIRSLGFRGEALHSLAQLSRLSLSSRPVGGEGWRAVYDATGQAVSCEAAPIAPGTIVLVEDLFEAWPSRRDSLPSLAQQLRSIQQVVQQAALCHPAVAWTVYRNDRLWFALSPGDSARHLLPQILKPVRSADLREVQWVAALPSDQEGSAQITVTLGLPDRVHRARPDWVRIAVNGRMAEVPELESTIFATLGRTLPRGRHPIALVHLRLPPQCIDWNRTPDKHKLYLQPIDHWQAQVQAALQQALSFREAIDEPQTNTYAIGRTAKLIRAAEGRSTYRVRTAADPNASPDDPQALGQPRSPEPLDDPLGGQLRAIAQVHNTYIVAEHPGGLWLVEQHIAHERVLFEYLRDRWQISALKQPIVLNELGEAEREGLAGLGIEIEPFGDRCWIVRSAPDPLLDRPDLAAALGELAHSNNLEAAQVAVACRTAIRNGTPLTLVEMQDLLDRWQRTHNPRTCPHGRPIYLPLDESSLARFFRRHWVIGKSHGI